Genomic DNA from Bacteroidales bacterium:
GAGCCAATTAATAGCAAATGTATCTGGAGGAAGTGGTACTTATACATATAATTGGAGTTCAAATCCTAATGGATTTAGTTCAAATATTTCAAATCCTATTGTTGCTCCAACACAGACTACAACATATACAGTAACAGTTAATGATGGATTTAACGATGTTGTTGGTACTATAACTATTACAGTCAATCCATTGCCTGTAGCAGATGCAGGTACAGATATTTCTATTTGCGAAGGTGAGTCAGCTAATTTATTAGCTTCAGGTGGTGATTCATATCTCTGGAGTACCAATGAAAACACTGCAGCAATTACTGTTAGTCCAACAGTTACAACAATTTATACTGTTACTGTAACATCTACGGATGGATGTTCTGCTACCGATAATGTTACTGTTATTGTAAATCCTATTCCAGTAATTACTTTAACTTCTAACACAACTATATGCGAAGGAAGTAGTATTACATTGACGGCCACAGGTGGTGATAGTTATTTGTGGAGTACGAGTGAAAATACCGCTTCAATTATTGTAACTCCAGCAATTACTACAACATATGATGTTACTGTTTCAAATAGCTATGGCTGCTCTACTTTAGGTAGTGTAACTGTAACTGTGAATACTTTACCAGTAGCTGATGCTGGTCAAGATGTTGCTATTTGTATTGGTAATAATGCTGTTTTAACTGCCAATGGAGGTGTTTCATATGAATGGAATACTGGATCTAATACTAATTCAATAACAGTATCGCCTACTACCAACACAACCTATAGTGTAACAGTAACAGATGCAAATGGTTGTACAAATGTAGATGATGTTGTTGTTAGTGTTAATCCTTTGCCTGTTGCAGATGCCGGCTCAGATGTAGCAATCTGTCAAGGTCAATCAGCAACACTTACAGCTAATGGAGGTGTATCATATTTATGGGGAACAAATGATAATACCCAAACGATTACTGTAAGTCCTACTACTACAACCTTATATTATGTTACTGTTACAGATGCTAATGGTTGTGAGGCAAGCGACTATGTAACGGTTATAGTAAATGAAGTACCGAGCGTTGTTATCAATGTTACCAATACAGTTTGTGGTGGTGCAACTGGTACAGCAGAAGCTTTTGTAAGCAATGGCACCGGTAATTATACATACTTATGGGATGTAAATGCTGGTAGTCAAACAACCGCTTTAGCTACTGGTTTAGCAGCTGGAGTTTACTCATTAACTGTAAACGATGGCAATTGTTCAACTGTTGCTCAAGCTGAAATACTTGAAGATGGAGCTCCTGTTATGTCACTTACTGCATCTGCAGATACTATTTGCTTAGGTCAAACAGTAACATTAACAGCGACAGGTGCTAATGATTATACATGGTCTCCTGCAACTTATTTAAGCGCTACAACGGGTTCTAATGTTGATGCTACACCTGATCAAACCATAACTTATACTGTTACTGGTACTAATGGAGCATGTTCGGCAACAGAATCTATTACTATTACAGTTATTCCATTGGCACAAGCAGCATTTACTTATACAGATTTAGGTATGGGACAAATTCAATTTACCGATGCTTCTGTTAATGCAGATTCATGGACATGGGACTTTGGTGATGGTAATACTGATAATAATCAAAACCCAATGCATACATATACCGTTGATGGAATGTATAATGTACAGTTAATCGTAGCCAATGCTTGTGGTTCTGATACTGCTAGTCAAAACATCAATGTAATTATTGATAATGTTGCTGTTATCAATAGTGAACTAAGCTTAAGTGCTTATCCTAATCCCAACAATGGTAAGTTTAATTTGAATTTATCATCGTCCTATACGGGTAAGATAACAGTTACTGTTTACGATGAAAATGGTCGTAGGGTAGTCACTACCGATATGAACAAAGTTTCTTCCAAAATGCAAATTCCTATGGATTTAAAGAATGTTTCAAAAGGAGTTTATAGAATAACTGTTCAAATGGGAGAAAAACTTGTTTATGCTAATATGGTAATTGATAGACTATAATAAGTATTAACATTATAAAAAAAGCCATCATTAAGATGGCTTTTTTTATTTTAAAATATATAAATAAATAAAATTGCACAATAAAAAAATAGACATTATTTAAATCATATTAAAAAAATATTTTGAAGTTTCGACTTTTTTTTCTTACTTGCATATTCATTTGTCAAAAATAATATTATGGTGTTTTACAGGATTTTACGAATAACAGCCGTGCCTGTTTTTAGTTTATTTGCACTTGCAATGTTGTTTTCTTCGTGTGGAGGAGACACAAAAGACGATCAAGTAGAAGATAAAATTGCAAATAGCATTGATTCGAATGCATCTACTTTAGTAAAATTTGACAATACTTTATTTAGTATGCCTTCGCCCTACGAAATAGCTTTTTTAGTTAAAAGGGCAAATCTTACTTATAATAAAAATATGCTAAATCCTTACAACAAATCACATAATTATGTTACAAACTTTGATAAAGCGTTAAATATGGGTATTTATGGTTCTGATTTAGGATATTTAACACTTTATGAACAAAACTCTGATGCTATTCAGTATTTTTCTGTTGTTAAAATTTTATCTCAAGAACTTAATATTGAAAATGCTTTTGATAAAAAAACGGTTAATCGAATTGAAAGTAATATAGGTAATAAAGATTCTTTAATGTACATTGTTTCAACCTCATACAGAAAAGCCGATCAATATTTAAAAGATAATAATAGAAATGATATTGGTGTATTGGTTTTGGCAGGAGGTTGGATAGAAAGTACCTATATGCTCACACAATTGGCAAAACAAGCTAATAAGCCAGAAATTCTTACGCGAATAGCAGAGCAAAAACATCCTTTAGATAACCTTATTAAATTATTATCGCCCTATTATAATACATCTAAAGAATATGCTGAGTTAACCGATCAACTTATTGATCTAGCATATGATTTTGACGGTATTGATGTTTCATATACTTATGCACCACCCACAGTTGATGAGAAAAATAAACTTACTGTTATTAATAGTAAATCACAAGTTAATTTTACCGATCAACAACTAAAAACGATTACAGAAAAAATTGAAAAAATAAGAAATAATATTGTAAAATAATAAATATATATATTATGAAAAGGCTAAAACTTTCTATATTCTTTTTCTTAGTGATAATTATTCGCGGATCATTATCGGCTCAGAGCGATGTCACTCTTTCTCTTTGCTCTAAATATATTGTTCCTCCATATATATCAGATGGACAAGTCTATAAAGCGCTTATAACGGGCGATGAAATTGCTGAATTTCATGTTACTTTTTATGGTGGAACAGTTTATCGTATTGCTGCTGCCACGGGACAAACCGAAGGTAATCTCATCTTTTCACTTTATGATAAAGAACGTCATTTATTATTTTCTAATAGAGATTATAAAAATTCAACCTATTGGGATTTTAAGTTTACGTCGACTATTGATTGCATCATAGAAGCTGAATTAGATCCTTCTGCTCGTAGTGGGTCGGGATTAGTAAATATGCTCATAGGTTTTAAACAACAATAATATAGAAATGCTTAAAAAATTTAACACAAGGGCATTGTATTTATTTGCAATGCCTTTTTTTATTAAAAAAAGTGTTTTATGAGTGAAAGAATATTAAAAGCTTTAATGCAGCTTTTTGCAATTATTGCTCGACCAGATAGTAATTTAGCTGAGCGTAGATTAGTTGTAGGTTCGTTTTTAAAACAACAATTAAACACTGAGCTTGTTAACGAATATCTCGAAGTATTCGATGATTTTTATCGTCAATACCAAGTAGCAGACGAAGATTCGACCAAAAAAAAGAAACGTATTGCAGGAAGTTCAGTTAAAGTTCTAAAAATATGCACTGCAATTAACGAAGAACTGACTGTAAAACAAAAAGTAATTGTACTTACACGTTTATTTGAATTTATTAAATCCGATTCTGAAGTTATTTCAGATCAAGAAATTGAATTTGTCGAAGCTGTTTCTGATACATTCTTAATTCCACACGAAGAATTTGTTCGTTTAAAGGCTTTTATTTTATACGACTATAACACTATACCAAATTCTTCAAGGATTTTATTGGTAGATAATAATCAAAATTTTGAGCATCCTAAGGTAAAGCATTTATATAGAGAAGCTTTCGAAGGTCAAATACGTTTTTTTCATATAAGAACAGCTAACCTTTATTTATTTAGATATTTAGGAACCAAAGAGTTGTTTTTAAATAGTCAGCTTATTCAACACGAAAAGGTATATGTTTTTACTCCTGGTGGCACACTTCGTGCTTCAACCAAATTCGCACCTATTTATTATTCGGATGTTATTGCAATTTTTAACGAACAACTTTCTGATTCAAAGGTTATTTTTGAAGCAAAAGATATAGAATATCGTTTTAAAGGTGGAGAAATTGGCATTCATAAGATGTCGTTTTTTGCTGAGTCGGGCAATATGGTTGGGATTATGGGAGCAAGTGGAGCTGGTAAAACAACCTTGCTTAATGTATTAAATGGTAGTTATCCGCCTACCGAAGGCGATGTGCTTATAAATAATTTAAGTATATACGACGAAAATAATAAAGAATTAGAAGGATTAATTGGGTATGTTTCGCAAGATGATTTGTTAATTGAAGATTTAACGGTATTTCAGAATTTATATTACAATGCTAAACTCTGTTTCGATAATTTAAATGAATTTCAAATTATTCGATTAGTTTTAAAAACTTTACAAAATCTGGGGCTTTACGAAATCCGCGATATGAAAGTGGGCTCACCATTGAATAAAAAAATTAGTGGTGGACAACGCAAACGACTTAATATTGCATTAGAATTAATCCGTGAACCAGCAATTTTGTTTTTAGATGAACCAACATCAGGTTTATCTTCACGCGATTCTGAAAATATTTTAGACCTATTAAAAGAGTTATCTTTTAAAGGGAAACTTATTTTCGTTGTCATTCACCAGCCATCGTCTGAAATCTTTAAAATGTTCGATAAGTTATTGATTCTCGATACGGGTGGCTATTTAATATACGATGGTAATCCGGTAGAATCGATCATGTATTTTAAATCCAAAACGCATCAGGCAAATTGGAGCGAGAGCGAATGTCCAACCTGTGGTAATGTAAATCCGGAGCAGATTTTTAATATTGTTGAAATGCCCGTTTTGGATGAATATGGAAACCCAACACGTACCCGTAGAATTGCACCCACAGAATGGCATCAATATTTTAAAGAGGCAGATACTTTTAATAATATAGTGTCAAAACCCGAATTAGATCATACATTTAAATTACCATCCATATTTTTTAAAATTCCTAATAAATTTAAACAATTTAGAATATTTGCTATACGTGATACGCTGGCAAAATTTGCGAATAAACAATATATGATCATAAATCTTATTGAATCGCCCTTGCTAGCTTTTTTACTTTCGTTTATTATTCGGTATTACAGCGTAGATGCCTCAAACGATATTGGATATAAATTTAGCGAAAACAGCAATATACCGGTTTATCTTTTTATGTCGGTTATTGTAGCTATATTTGTGGGACTTACAGTAAGTGCTGAAGAAATATTTAGAGATAAAAAGATATTAAAACGAGAAAAGTATTTACATTTAAGTTGGGGAAGCTATTTATTTAGCAAAACCTTTATTTTAATAATGCTTTCGGCATATCAGTCATTGGTATTTGTGTTAGTTGGAAATACCGTTTTGGGTATCCATGGCATGTATTGGCAATATTGGTTAGTACTCTTTATTACTTGGCTCTCGTCAAACTTAATGGGATTAAATATTTCTGATGCCTTTAATTCGGCTGTAACTATTTATATTTTAATTCCCTTCCTTGTTATACCTCAACTTATTTTAAGTGGTATTATTGTAAAATACGATAAACTAAACCCCGATATTAGTAGTCCAAGTGCTATTCCATTTTATGGTCAAATAATTACAGCTCGATGGGCATACGAAGCCTTAGCCGTTTATCAGTTTAAAGAAAATAAATATGAAAAACAATTTTATTCTTACGATAAAATTACCAGCTATGCAAACTTCAGAAAAGATTTTTGGCTAAGGTCGTTGCTTAATAAAATAATTGACATCAGAATGTATAAAAAAGATCCTTCAAAAAAACAAGTAATAGAGGATGCCATTTTATTACTACAAAACGAAATTAACGATGAAAACAAAAAGAATAAAAAAATAAAATGTCCTATTGATATCAATAAAGTTACATACGAAAATGTGAATGAAAATACTTTAAAAACTTTAGAAGATTACTTCAGTAAGTTAAATAAATATTATATAGATAAGTATAATAAAGCTAGCAACGAACGCGATATTTTAATGACTTCATTACAAGATACACCAGAAAAGAAAGAAGCATTTATTCAGTTAAAAAGAGATTACTTTAATGATAACCTTAAAGAGTTTGTTCGAAACGAAACCGAAATGAATAAAATTGTTGAATATAATCATCATTTATATCAAAAAGCAGATCCAATCTTTTTAGATCCTAAACCAGGCTTTTTTACAGCTCAATTTTATGCCCCACGAAAAAATATTTATGGATTATATATAGATACATTTTGGTATAATATTTTAATAATTTTTTTAATGTCAGTTATCTTATTTATTACGGTATATTATAATTTATTACGTAAATTACTCGAAAGTGGAGAATATTTTCAAGATAAAATGAGAAAAAGAAAACTAAACAAGAAAAAGTAAAATATATCGTTTTTGGGTTTTATAAATTACTTTATTTATGATAAATATTCAAGAGTTAGAATTATTGGCGACACAAGTTCGTCGTGATATTATTCGCATGGTTCATGGTGCAAAATCAGGACATCCGGGAGGGTCTTTAGGTTGTGCAGACTTTATGGTTGGTTTATATTTTAATGTATTAGATGCAACACCCGAAAAATTTACGATGGAAGGAGTTGGCGAAGATATGTTTTTCCTGTCGAATGGTCATATTTCGCCAGTTTGGTATAGCGTATTGGCTCGCAGAGGTTATTTCCCTGTTTCAGAATTAGCTACGTTCAGAAAAATAAACACACGCTTACAAGGACATCCCACCCCAGCCGAACACCTGCCTGGTGTGCGAATTGCAAGTGGATCGCTTGGACAGGGCTTGTCTGTTGCCGTAGGAGCAGCTATTGCCAAAAAAATGCAAAACGACCCACATCATGTATTTGTGTTAACCGGCGATGGCGAACTACAAGAAGGACAAAATTGGGAAGCTATTATGTTTGCTGCTGCTAAAAGAGTTGATAATATTATTGCAGTTGTCGATTATAACGGTAAACAAATTGATGGACCCGTTGACCAAGTACTTTCGTTAGGAAATCTTAAAGCAAAATGGGAAAGCTTTGGATGGCAAGTATTAGAAATGAATGGCAACGATATGCAACAAGTTGTTAATATCCTTCAGCATGCAAAAACAATTACCGGTAAAGGAATACCCACTGTTATATTAATGAAAACCGAAATGGGAATGGGAGTTGATTTTATGATGGGTACTCATAAATGGCATGGTAATGCACCCAACGATGAACAAGCCGAAAAAGCATTAGCTCAGCTTAAAGAAACCATAGGAGATTTTTAATGAAATCAATTTCGTTAATAATATTTTTCTTTCTATTATCATTAGTTGCAAGCAACCAAAACGCTCCTTCGCTTACCCGAATTTTGTTTGTTTTCGATGCTTCGCAAAGCATGTATTCGCGATGGGGATCAGATACTCGTATGAATATTGCTAAACGAATGCTTTCACAAATGCTCGATAGCTTAAAATACGTTGAAAATGTTGAAGTAGCATTACGCGTTTATGGACATCAAAAACCTGTCCCTCCGCAAGATTGTAGCGATACACGCTTAGAAGTACCTTTTCATAAAAACAATATCGACGAAATAAAAAGTGTTATTCAAAAAATTGAGCCAAAAGGAACTACACCTATTGCTCGCTCGCTCGAAGCTGCCGCACTCGATTTTCCTAAAAGTACACCCAGTAGAAATATTATTATTCTTATTACCGATGGAGTAGAGGCTTGCGATGGCGATCCCTGTGCCGTTTCTATTGAATTGCAAAAACAAGGCATTATTCTTAAACCTTTCGTTATTGGTATTGGTTTAGATGCCGATTTTAAAAAAACATTTGAATGTGTTGGGCAATATTTCGATGCATCGAGCGAAAAACAATTTAAAGATGTAATGGGCATTGTTATTTCTCAAGCATTAAATAATACCACTTTACAAGTTAATTTGCTAGATATTAACGAGAATCCTACCGAGACCGATGTCCCAATTACATTTTACGATAAAAAAAGCGGAAAAATAATTTACAATTTTGTTCATACACTTAACAATAAAGGAAATCCCGATACGCTTGTTCTCGACCCCTTAATTACATACAAAATGGTAGCACATACAATTCCACCTGTTAGTATTGATAGTATTAAACTTACGCCAGGTAAGCACACGATTGTTGGCACTAATGCGGCACAAGGTTTTTTGACAGTGAAAGCCAATATGCAATATTTTAAAGATATAAAATATTTGATTAGACAGAAAAATAAACCTACCATATTGCATGTTACAGGTTTAAATGAAGTTTCAAAATTATTGATTGGTAACTACGATTTAGAGATGCTTACATTGCCCCGTTTGTATATCAACGATGTCAATATTCGCCCCAATCATACTACTACCGTACAGATTCCTAACCCCGGCATGGTTACGCTTATGTTTGACGCACCTGGTATTGGATCTATTTTACTTGAAAAAGATAATCAACTAGAATGGGTGGTTAATTTAGACGAAAGTACACGTCAAACCTTTATTCTTTTACCAGGTAATTATAGGGTTGTTTGGAGAAGTAAGAATATTAAAAAAACAGCTTATTCTATTGAAAAAAAATTTACCATAAAAAGTGATACATCAATACCAATCGTTGTAAAATAAACATAATTTAGTATGAAGAAATATATTGCAAGTGAGAAAAAAGATACACGTTCAGGATTTGGCGTAGCATTGCACGAATTAGGAAAAAAGAACCCAAAAGTGGTGGCTCTTTGTGCCGATTTAATTGGATCATTAAAGATGGATGCTTTTGTAAAAGATTTTCCTGAACGCTTTATTCAGACAGGTATTGCCGAAGCTAATATGATTGGAATAGCAGCAGGCTTAGCCAATGCGGGTTTTATCCCTTTTACAGGTACTTTTGCTAATTTCTCTACTGGAAGGGTTTACGACCAAATTCGACAAGTAGTAGCTTATTCCAATAAAAATGTAAAAATTGCAGCATCGCATGCAGGAATTAGTTTAGGCGAAGATGGAGCCACTCACCAGATTATGGAAGATATGGGACTTATGCGTATGATGCCCAATATGGTAGTAATTAACCCATGCGACTACAACCAAACTATTTTAGCTACGTATGCTGCTGCTGAACATCAAGGACCTGTTTATTTAAGGTTTGGACGTCCGGCGGTGCCAGTTTTTACTTCGCTCGAACAACCATTTGTTATTGGGCAAGCTATTACGTTCGAAGAGGGTACCGATGTTACGATTATTGCTACCGGTCATATGCTTTGGAAAGCACTCGAAGCTTGGGATATTTTATTAGAAAAGGGCATTAAAGCCGAAATAATAAATATGCACACCATTAAACCTTTCGATGATAAAAGCGTCTTAACATCGGTATTAAAAACTCGTTGTGTGGTTACAGCCGAAGAACATTTAAGAAATGGCGGTTTAGGCGATGCCGTTGCCCAATATCTCTCTTCTACTATTCCTACTCCTATAGAAATGGTAGCAATGAACGATTGCTTTGGCGAAAGTGGTACGCCCGATCAACTTATGGAAAAGTACGGATTAACAACACAAGCTATTGTTGAAGCTGCATTACGAGTTATAGCCCGTAAAAACAGCTAAATAAATGAAGTTGCATCGTAACGATAACGAGATTATTCACGATATTTTACAAGCCGAAACTTCACATCTTGCTTTTAGGGAATTAGTTGAAAAATACCAGCAACCTTTGTATTGGCACATTCGAAAAATTTTACTCGACCACGATGATACCGACGATGTGCTTCAAAATACTTTTATTAAAGTGTGGAATTCATTAACAGATTTTAAGCAGCAATCAAAACTTTATACATGGTTGTATCGAATTGCTACCAATGAAGCACTTACTTTTTTGCGAAATAAAAATAAAAGAACCTTTTTCAATATTGATAATTTAAGTGCCGAATGGAATGTTCGATT
This window encodes:
- a CDS encoding VWA domain-containing protein, yielding MKSISLIIFFFLLSLVASNQNAPSLTRILFVFDASQSMYSRWGSDTRMNIAKRMLSQMLDSLKYVENVEVALRVYGHQKPVPPQDCSDTRLEVPFHKNNIDEIKSVIQKIEPKGTTPIARSLEAAALDFPKSTPSRNIIILITDGVEACDGDPCAVSIELQKQGIILKPFVIGIGLDADFKKTFECVGQYFDASSEKQFKDVMGIVISQALNNTTLQVNLLDINENPTETDVPITFYDKKSGKIIYNFVHTLNNKGNPDTLVLDPLITYKMVAHTIPPVSIDSIKLTPGKHTIVGTNAAQGFLTVKANMQYFKDIKYLIRQKNKPTILHVTGLNEVSKLLIGNYDLEMLTLPRLYINDVNIRPNHTTTVQIPNPGMVTLMFDAPGIGSILLEKDNQLEWVVNLDESTRQTFILLPGNYRVVWRSKNIKKTAYSIEKKFTIKSDTSIPIVVK
- a CDS encoding ATP-binding cassette domain-containing protein gives rise to the protein MSERILKALMQLFAIIARPDSNLAERRLVVGSFLKQQLNTELVNEYLEVFDDFYRQYQVADEDSTKKKKRIAGSSVKVLKICTAINEELTVKQKVIVLTRLFEFIKSDSEVISDQEIEFVEAVSDTFLIPHEEFVRLKAFILYDYNTIPNSSRILLVDNNQNFEHPKVKHLYREAFEGQIRFFHIRTANLYLFRYLGTKELFLNSQLIQHEKVYVFTPGGTLRASTKFAPIYYSDVIAIFNEQLSDSKVIFEAKDIEYRFKGGEIGIHKMSFFAESGNMVGIMGASGAGKTTLLNVLNGSYPPTEGDVLINNLSIYDENNKELEGLIGYVSQDDLLIEDLTVFQNLYYNAKLCFDNLNEFQIIRLVLKTLQNLGLYEIRDMKVGSPLNKKISGGQRKRLNIALELIREPAILFLDEPTSGLSSRDSENILDLLKELSFKGKLIFVVIHQPSSEIFKMFDKLLILDTGGYLIYDGNPVESIMYFKSKTHQANWSESECPTCGNVNPEQIFNIVEMPVLDEYGNPTRTRRIAPTEWHQYFKEADTFNNIVSKPELDHTFKLPSIFFKIPNKFKQFRIFAIRDTLAKFANKQYMIINLIESPLLAFLLSFIIRYYSVDASNDIGYKFSENSNIPVYLFMSVIVAIFVGLTVSAEEIFRDKKILKREKYLHLSWGSYLFSKTFILIMLSAYQSLVFVLVGNTVLGIHGMYWQYWLVLFITWLSSNLMGLNISDAFNSAVTIYILIPFLVIPQLILSGIIVKYDKLNPDISSPSAIPFYGQIITARWAYEALAVYQFKENKYEKQFYSYDKITSYANFRKDFWLRSLLNKIIDIRMYKKDPSKKQVIEDAILLLQNEINDENKKNKKIKCPIDINKVTYENVNENTLKTLEDYFSKLNKYYIDKYNKASNERDILMTSLQDTPEKKEAFIQLKRDYFNDNLKEFVRNETEMNKIVEYNHHLYQKADPIFLDPKPGFFTAQFYAPRKNIYGLYIDTFWYNILIIFLMSVILFITVYYNLLRKLLESGEYFQDKMRKRKLNKKK
- a CDS encoding transketolase family protein: MKKYIASEKKDTRSGFGVALHELGKKNPKVVALCADLIGSLKMDAFVKDFPERFIQTGIAEANMIGIAAGLANAGFIPFTGTFANFSTGRVYDQIRQVVAYSNKNVKIAASHAGISLGEDGATHQIMEDMGLMRMMPNMVVINPCDYNQTILATYAAAEHQGPVYLRFGRPAVPVFTSLEQPFVIGQAITFEEGTDVTIIATGHMLWKALEAWDILLEKGIKAEIINMHTIKPFDDKSVLTSVLKTRCVVTAEEHLRNGGLGDAVAQYLSSTIPTPIEMVAMNDCFGESGTPDQLMEKYGLTTQAIVEAALRVIARKNS
- a CDS encoding RNA polymerase sigma factor, yielding MKLHRNDNEIIHDILQAETSHLAFRELVEKYQQPLYWHIRKILLDHDDTDDVLQNTFIKVWNSLTDFKQQSKLYTWLYRIATNEALTFLRNKNKRTFFNIDNLSAEWNVRLESDPYFNGDEAELALQKAILTLPEKQRIVFNMRYYDEIPYEDMAEILETSVGALKASYHHAVKKIEKNLKQSLNLSLNE
- a CDS encoding transketolase is translated as MINIQELELLATQVRRDIIRMVHGAKSGHPGGSLGCADFMVGLYFNVLDATPEKFTMEGVGEDMFFLSNGHISPVWYSVLARRGYFPVSELATFRKINTRLQGHPTPAEHLPGVRIASGSLGQGLSVAVGAAIAKKMQNDPHHVFVLTGDGELQEGQNWEAIMFAAAKRVDNIIAVVDYNGKQIDGPVDQVLSLGNLKAKWESFGWQVLEMNGNDMQQVVNILQHAKTITGKGIPTVILMKTEMGMGVDFMMGTHKWHGNAPNDEQAEKALAQLKETIGDF
- a CDS encoding PKD domain-containing protein, with amino-acid sequence YNWSTGATTAAVTVNPASTTTYTVTVTNAAGCTATANATVTVNALPTAAITPASATICAGGSTTLTASGGSSYNWSTGATTAAVTVNPASTTTYTVTVTNAAGCTATANATVTVNALPTAAITPASASICADGSTTLTASGGSSYNWSTGATTAAVTVNPASTTTYTVTVTNAAGCTATANATVTVNALPVVNAGADVSIPFGTNTTLNGLASGGSGFYNFAWDPAALVVNSTNATTATVNLNSTTTFTLTATDQVTGCSSTDQVVVTVTGGPLTINLTATPNIICNGSTSQLIANVSGGSGTYTYNWSSNPNGFSSNISNPIVAPTQTTTYTVTVNDGFNDVVGTITITVNPLPVADAGTDISICEGESANLLASGGDSYLWSTNENTAAITVSPTVTTIYTVTVTSTDGCSATDNVTVIVNPIPVITLTSNTTICEGSSITLTATGGDSYLWSTSENTASIIVTPAITTTYDVTVSNSYGCSTLGSVTVTVNTLPVADAGQDVAICIGNNAVLTANGGVSYEWNTGSNTNSITVSPTTNTTYSVTVTDANGCTNVDDVVVSVNPLPVADAGSDVAICQGQSATLTANGGVSYLWGTNDNTQTITVSPTTTTLYYVTVTDANGCEASDYVTVIVNEVPSVVINVTNTVCGGATGTAEAFVSNGTGNYTYLWDVNAGSQTTALATGLAAGVYSLTVNDGNCSTVAQAEILEDGAPVMSLTASADTICLGQTVTLTATGANDYTWSPATYLSATTGSNVDATPDQTITYTVTGTNGACSATESITITVIPLAQAAFTYTDLGMGQIQFTDASVNADSWTWDFGDGNTDNNQNPMHTYTVDGMYNVQLIVANACGSDTASQNINVIIDNVAVINSELSLSAYPNPNNGKFNLNLSSSYTGKITVTVYDENGRRVVTTDMNKVSSKMQIPMDLKNVSKGVYRITVQMGEKLVYANMVIDRL